In the Ricinus communis isolate WT05 ecotype wild-type chromosome 3, ASM1957865v1, whole genome shotgun sequence genome, GGTTTTGTCCTCTGGATTATGATATTGCCCTGCTCTTTTTATATGGCATGCATATAGAATTTGTAGACTTAGATACTACTGTTGTCTAGAATGAGGGAAAGCAGTTCTTATTGTCAGTGGAGCTAGCTTTGTGGCCCCAACTGGAATAATCTTTAACCAGCTGTGTTAAAACTTTTTAGATATTGATTTACTACCCGTAAGATCCTATTCAGCTGGCTTTTTAGATTCATAACACTAATTCTGGATACtagattaaaagaaagagtacCGAGGATGATGcaatttattagattataatTAGGGTTAGTCTGCTACTTACTAATAAATTCACCAAGATCCAACGTGTTCCATTATtgtttttgaataataaagtTGGGGGACTGGCCAGTATATGACGACTGATGGACTGATTTGATGATTCAGGATGTGTCCGTTTCTCAGTATGCTGCTGCTGCCTGGCGCCCTGGCGCCTGGTACCTGCATCTAGTATCGATATTGGTTTAGTTACTGTGAAGGACATCATctctttttatagaaattcacACATATCCCTTGAGTTTTGCAAGAAcgataaaatagaatatacaATAGTATTTTTGTTCAAACCCCCCCACCCACCtcccaaaaaataataatatacaataatCATTACATGTGAATTTTATGACAACAGAAATAATTTTGGTAGTAGACAATCACTTGCCTATTGACCTATTCACCCTATTTTCtactttaatatttcttttattatgtgattatataaattcaatttcaatgcccagaaaaaaattgaaaacgTAGTTCAAAATAAAAGTCATCTTAACTCgcatatttaattagaatgtATTGGAGGGGCTTTAGATTAATTtcaattagtaattaaaaattaaaatgacaaTTTAATTACGTTGTGACAATAATTAAACTTCGGATGCTATTGTTGTGGTTGTGGAGGACTAAACTTCGGTTCAGAGAGGAGTGATTTCTCATCCTTTTCTAAGGGAGAGAGAGACCACAAGCCATGGGTCTTACCATTTAGGGGAATGGCTCCAAAATCAAATAGCACAATCCAGGAATAACTTGGTTTTAAGAAGGTTGGTGATCAGTAATCCCATCCCATGCATTTCATGCAAAATTATGGCTCTCATATGAGCCAACTGTCACTGGAGGTGCAGTTTCATCAGGTATTCCGATTCGAATCTCTCACACTTAGCAAGGTTGGCATAATTTTGAAATCGGTTGAACAATCTTACCTATATATCTCCATATACAATTGTCTACTTTTCAGTTTTAATGGCAGCAACAAAAAGCTCACTAACAGGCGTTGATGAGAACATAACTGTCGGTTGTTCAGAAAGGGAAAATGATGGCATTGGTGGCTTTTGTATTGAGGATCCATCTTTATCCAAGTCCAAGTAGCCTTTGTGGCGAGCTAGATCAAGTTCCTAATATCATGCTTGCAATTAACACCAATGGagttcttttactttttattgtATTGTCATCTGGTGAATTTGTCACATTGTAGTTTCAGGATCAGTTTTCTCGGGCCTATTTTCTCCCAAGGGAATAGCAACTTGGGTAAACTAACATTAAACTAGCGATGATGAACAAAGTCTTTGAAATTGAGTGCCCACAAAATgctatctttaatttctacaAATTCTGCAGTTTTTCGATCATCTCCTCCTGTAGCTTAGCTTGTGAGATATAAAGACAGAAATCAAAAAGAAGGCAGTTAAAGAAAGGAAGCATGCATGTAGATTTCCacgaagaaaaagaaaaaaaaaaaacaccaaatcggtaataaaatattatgactaataggaataattataaaaatagtatgtaaatttattaaaatttaagtatttaaacttttaaaagttacaattTAGGGTATGAAACTGgaaattattgatatttaagtGTATGAAACCggtaaattatataaaagaagctgaataactataaaaataatatataaacttgttaaaatttgacaatcaaatatataaattcttaaaagttACAATTTGATATGTgaatttagtaaatattttacaattgAGTCTATATAATACGTCAATAGCAATTATAGACTTGTAATCTTAAAACAcatattatcaatttaatagattaaaaataattaaatgtcaaaaaaaataatctttaaaaaatatcaacttttaataaattaatacaccGTGGTCACTATCACCATATTTACACTATTTATACtatgttttattaattatttttttttaaattattcataaatttgaGCAAcactttatctttttaatccATCATTATAaacatctaaaataaaattaaccattATTAAggattataattttaactataaTGTTAATTACTAATACATCTCCTTATAACatgcataatatttatttatatatttttaactatctctgtaatttttattatttatataaaaaaaattattacatttcatgtaaatattatctcactataaaaatataataaaattctttttatctgcatttgattttatatatataatgattagttttaacaaattcaaatattaatgatttttaaatttatatattaaagtgtaactttaaaaatttaaatattttataataagctAATATGAGTAATATTATTGACCTGATACATCTTCTTATAATATAATCATGATAGCTGATCTATTTATtgcataattttataatgatatCACGaaattcttctatttctatggTTATCATTTTTATGGTTTCTGGGGATGTTGTTTTGCtaaaagaacagaaaaagaaTCATCAATTTTAGACATTACATTAAGCTTCCTTAAAGTAATTGATTTTGAGATACAAATTAAATGATTGtagttgaatttttttattttttttgtagatgatctcatatatttttctccacataaaaggcttgGCAAGCCCATTGTGAAGTAGTGGGCTCAATTAAACCTGCAAAGCATGATTAATCGGGCGTTCGATCGGCAAGGCAGGTCTGTGGGAGACATTCCCATGTAAAAAACGGAACCAGGGGTACAAGTCTGATAGATGTTTCATCTGCAAAAGGAAGGGACATTATGCGAAAAATTGTCCCAAGAATCCAGAAACATAACTTGTTTGAATCAGCACAAATGAAGGCTATTAATGAAACAATTGTATATGTGTACTATCTCAACTTTCTTGTATACATTATACAGATATACAAAACCCAACATTAAAATAGGGGCCAGAATATCAAAcgcaagaaaaaaaaaatattaaaagaatgaagaaataatttgaacaaagtaaaaataaaaaaatttgggtTAGTCCCTTTGGTCcattcatataatattaaattaaacctATGATTATAAGCACCAGAAGTGCACCATCTGCTGCCCAATATTGACCTGCGCTGCTATCCATGGCCCCCATGCCCCCAAACAGTGACTGGGGTTTCAAATCCAAAACTTTATTGCTGCAATCCAACGTTATCCGGCCAAATTTGCCCAAAATTAGTTGGCAGGAACTCGGGTCCTTGGACTAGGGAGTCCCATGTATGCTAGCCTGGGAGATACCCTGACCTGTGGACTTGGCCTTGGAGAAGGAATTGGACCATAGTTGCTAAGAGACCCAGGTGGCACACGAGGAGATAAGTTAACCTGTTCCAATGCCCTTGATTGCAACTCTGTAGGGTAGTCTCGAACACACCCAATCCTGGGTCCAGCCCCTGTTGTCCAGTTGCAAGTTAAATGTTCAGGCCGCCACTCAAAAATAGTTGCCTTCGCACTGCCATTGTTAGTTTTAATGGCCTGTTGCTGTTCTTCCTTATTAACAGTTATTGTCGTCTCCTTGGTAGACAAATCTGTATGAGAGTTATTTGCTGTATTCGGTTGGCAAGTATCATCAGAATCCGCatttaattcttgtttttgttCCTCTTCAGCTATAACAAATGGACTGTCATCATCAATTGCACACTTCTGCATAGGAAATAACGAAAACATTAGCTAGCAGATACTCCTATGGTTAGTTGACCAATAACATAAAAACATCCAAGTATATAAGACTCTGCTTCCTGAAATCCAGTGTATATGTTTAAAACATTGACAAACCAAGGATAAATTAGATGATTACGACATGTTTACCTTGACATTGGTAAGATCGACATTGTTTTCTCGAAGAAAGCTGAGGAATTCCCTGAAGTTTTCTTCTGTTGGGTGGTAATGACCACTGTATGGCCAAATAGCCTCAAGAATCCCACCGTGGGCAACTAACCTTCCAGCTGCTGTGGTGGCGCCACCAGATAGAAAACTAGAGTGCTGAAACataccctttttcttttgcccCACATACAAAGCTCTTGTTGTGCTAAGCACAAATATCCATTTTGAACCTTCAACTGTATCAACAAGATTTCCACTCTGCCTATAAACAAGCTTCCCATTTTCAACTATTACTTCATATGCTTCCCTTTCTTTCTGAAATGGCAACAAACAAggtaaaattaataatcaatcaCTCACATTTAAATAGATGATGATCGTTAACGTAACTACTGAATGGCTAgtacattaaaatttaaatgaaaattggaGCCATTAAACTTACTGGTCCAAGATACTTGATGCACTGGCGTTGAAGAGTAGTCCTTTGACATTTTTCAAGATTTACTTCCTTACCATCTCCAACATCCAACCTGCATTTTGCAGAACAGTGAGTTACAGAGTTAAAAGGGAAAATTATCATCGAGCAGTTTCTATGTTACCAAACAACAGcgtattaaaaatacttaccAGTAGAAGAAAGGTTGAGTGCTCTCACTTCTGAACCAGACATCGTAGTAGAAGTGCAAATTGTGTCCATACCGATGCCTTGGATCGATCTGTACACATAAAAAAAGTACAGAGGAATGGTTAGATCATTGATCTTCTATTCCACGTTTGTAAATGTTAAGAGATCGATCGTAGAATTATTCAAGGACTTACAGCTTCAAGCCAGTGTTGTAAGGCGAGTTTTTGAGCTTTTTCATCCTTGGATAAACCTTTTCCAACCTTAGCTGCTCTTGTCCTAGCCCTTGCCCACCTTGAAACAGCAGTTTCAGGCTTATCAATATTAAAGAAGGATACAGAACTTCTCTTGAGAGCGGCAAAGTCTAATGCCTTCCACCTGCAAAGTAATTGACAAAATTATAAGAACACCATTCAGAATCAAATCATCAAGACCGAAAGCAACTTGTTTAAAAATTCAACATTACAGCAAGAATACCAACCAGAGCTCCTCAACAACCACTGCACAGTCCGCAAGATTTCTTCTAGTCCTGTAACTCTTGTAAACCTTCTGTAGTTTAACAGCAGCAGCATCAAGCTCACTAACAGGCCTAGGAGAAAAAAGGATTGCCGGTTCAGGAAGGGAAAGTGCCGTCGTTATTGTCTTTTTTATCGATCCATCTTTTTCAAGACATCTGTCTTCAACTAAATCCCTGAATGACAAGTTCCTGACAAGCATTACATTTTCAGGCTTGCAATTCttcaagttaatagaatttttgCGACTTCTTGTATTGGACTTTGGAGAGTTGGTCATAATAATATCTGTATCTGCAGTTTTCTTGAAGCTATCTCTTCTTAAGGGAAGATCAGCATGCTTAGGACTTAAACTAGCGTCGTAGGCCAAATGAAAGCTGCGTCTAACGATTTCTTCCCAGGCTGAGTAAAGTAAGGAAAGAGATAAACCCATAAAGATTTTCAAGCACCTGAACACGAAAATGATAAACAAATTTAACCTTTTGAATTGAGAGATATTACTAAATGCAATTCAATTGTGCTGAAAAATAGCAAGTCGATAACGAAAGAATCATTTAAAGGTGAGGTGGAAATTCAATGTTTGAAGTTTGAACATAAGACTGCATTGAAATGAGGAAAACAATAGTAAAATTCATTCCCCTTAGCCCCGAACCAAAAAGGTCTGACCTCTCTTTTCTGTGACGGAACTAAAACACCCGGTAGCAAAAATGACTAAACatctaagaaaagaaaacagaagcaaaagaataaaaaaactttaaagaaaaaggaaagccATCACAGACACATAATTGATTCCAATTATTGcccaaataataatacaaaactGAAGATCAAAACATGTGATAAATAATGACCATCAAGAAGCTAGCTGACACCCACACATAAGGGCAATACatatattctttatatttggtgatatttttcttttttctcgaTTCTCATGTATTACCTGTATTATATCAAGAATGAGAGCTTCCACAAAAGAAAGTATTGTAACTGAACAAGAGAAATTGATGGTTTCCTGTTTAACGAGATATAGGTAAGACTCTCCACTCCTCCTCCACTTTATATATGCAcgtaaatgaaaagaaagtcTACTAAATCCTCAAAAGACGTGGCCGAAAAGCAGgaataaagaagaagagaagacaGTAAGCACAGCAGTCGTAGAATTctctttataaaaatcaacTGGATATATTGAATGGGAAATTATATGGAAGGTGTTCTGAGATGGAAATCTATTCAAAGAtgttagttttctttttcctttccttttctttttttttcaagttcaAAACCACGAGTTATTTGATGGATTCAAAgcttgaaaatttgaatacccttttggaaaagaaatgtGAAGGCTTAAGTAGTTTCTGCAATGTCTTCCACTGGTGatatattaaagaaagatcaaatgaaggttttctattttattcttaagAAATAAGAGTGAGATGGGCAGTCAAAGAAAGGAAGCTCGGGGATGGGTTTCCATGAAAAAACACGAAATTGCTAAATCTCTCAACTCAGATTGTTTGTGAACGGTCAAACCACTCTTTTCGGGTCTTGGCTTTGGTCATGCACACGCTTCTCTAAGACTTGCTTTGCTTTTAATGTTAGAGTACTACTGTTGCTGTTTTCTGTATTTATTATTCCCAACCTCCCTTGGACTTTACAGTCGTCATCAACAAACCCTATCagcaattttctttcttatattaacattGGACTGCCAGCCAATGCCATGTCCCGCAAGCCTACTCCTCCTTCATTGACACTAGTTACCAGCTCCATAGGTGAGCCATGCCCCTATTGTGTGCCTATGGTGACATTAGCAGCCCCCGTTAGCCGACTATGGTAACATTATCGATATTCAATCACATactatgtaaaatttaatggcattaactaaaaaaatttatatgatatatattcaTACTTTACGTTAAAATAATGTACGTTCTattgtattataatttataatcataaaaatatatatttaaaattttacttaagTTGACATAATTTAATCATCGCTTGCTTGTTATTTGGTCACTTCTCCTCTATTTTTGGGCTGAATTAAAAGGAATTGTCGGAAGGGTAAATGTAGCGAGCAGCCATGGAGATTTGAAATGCACGAGGAGCACCATGAGTGGCGACTGACTTGATAAATGTCGGGGAGAAATAAGTGTCCGAAGACTGTAAACCATGTGGGTCAAAATCAACTGAGATTGGTCAAATATCAAGACCAGTCTTGATTAGATTGGAAGTTGATCAACatacacaaataaataaataaaaattgaagacTAGTCTTCATCGGAATGTAAAactgatatttatatacaacttttatcaatatcaatagttgtatttatttttatttaataaatattaaaatttaaaaaaaattcacaataaaatattatgtttttatgatataaaatgaattgacgtattaataattcaaatttaataatttttatttttaatttttaatttatttaattatgtattgatattttaattaaattaacttaatttaaatggaaaaataaaataatatttactatattaaaataaaaattgatgcttattaatattttttattctttatttataatagtgATTTAgtgattaatataaatataaaaatcatcttaattaattttatgtaagagagtgtatatatatatatatattatacataacttcaaatgaaaaattgaatttaaattattattactaaaataataataataataattgtataaTACGTAAACAGAGAattagtaagaattaaaataatatttttatttattttaatatttgtctTGTTTATATACACTGATACAATGCGTCAATCGTGTCTTCGCCCTTAAACTTCTAAAATAGGAAATTTTGGACCGTACAGAATATTTTGTTAGACAGTTTGAAGAAGATGAGAGCTTAATTATGGCCCTTTGCTGGCATTTAGCTCGTTAATCCCGGAAATGTTAGGACCCTTCTCGTTTAAATTATTCTAACCTAATCCAATCTATTTGTATAAACACAGTatactttaatttcttgaaatcCATTATTTATAGGCTCTACCCATCCCTAATCTTTCTTgggttaattattttattgaatacaCAATTAGCCgccagtttttctttttaatattgatcTCTTCTATAATAAGCATTGTCGTTTGGATAGAACATATCTATTGTGTATGACTTTCCATTAACTTCATTTAGTACgatattttgtttaatatttctaAACCTAGTAAACTTTTGGTTCTCACCTAATAATACTTTATCATATTAACCTtacattgtgtttttattgaaatctaacaaaatttatagagtttatttgaaaacttaaaatttatgtacGGATATTAATTTACAGTTCTACATATCTaaatttgttataattaaactaaattttacctaaatttgtaaaattgaCAAACGAATTTCATATTAGTTTGCCAATAAATTTTACAGTACTAAAATATCTCATTCAACTTTACAATTTACATTTTAgtttatctattatatatttttctcaaataaaataaactatttagtaaatttcaaatcaaatataatattaatatttttctactaGTTAGACTGTAATTTTAATCTCTATgcatgtctcatgaataactgatttaagaattcaattttttatatttatttttaaaaaaatcagtagtattaaaaaatgttaTTCTGAATGAATTTGTGTTTAATTCATATTTGAGATTTATTTGTTATGATCAATGTTTATCAATGACATTAATATTGATGACTTTTAATAACAGAAACTAATAGCGAGATTATATATTAAAGCgatcagttttttttttttttttttgcttaattCGACTTTTCACCGAACCTTTTTCATCTAAACCTAATAAGGCAGCAAGTTAGAAAGTTTTGGACGGCGGTTCTCACTCCGTTTGTGCGACACGTGTAAACAAAAGCAGGAGACATCATCCATAACAAAAATCTGCTTTAGACACAGCTATACTGCTGACTAGTTAACCACGTGTTCCTCCTGCTTCATCAAAGTCGATGGCATTAATTTATCctaagttttattattattatcatttaattagttttttaagatgacaaatcaaagaaattaatatcaCCATCTTTCCGGGAAGAAAATACGAGTAACTAATCTAATCTACTCTGGGCATTTTAGTCAAATTAACTCAAACGTGGACTTTGaattttaatcttatcctttttctaaaaataaaagaaaagaatattttctCTCTAATCTTTTCCACTCCAAATCAGGGCCGACGTTGGTTTTTCCATGATCACTACCCGCATAGCTGGCTCGGTGGTTGACCCGTCCGATTACCAACGTGCATGACCCGTCCGATTACTAACGTGCACTacacttattattattattatttttatttttatattgcaTTGCATGGTCCTTCTATTGtcaaagttttatttaattgataatttaaatatgtttatcaATTTTGATGGGAATGGAGGGGGGCGTCGTATTTGAACCTAATCCATGTTTGaagttcttttatttaaaagtgcTACCAGATAAATGAAGAAATAGGAAGAGCATGGGCATCCACATGATTATAATCATGGCCGGTCGGTTTTCAGATGAGCCAtctaatctaaattttttgcAGTTCTATTTATGGTGGGTGCGCATCACTAACCTACAATCATAACAAAACGACGGTGATGGG is a window encoding:
- the LOC8272566 gene encoding IQ domain-containing protein IQM1; the protein is MGLSLSLLYSAWEEIVRRSFHLAYDASLSPKHADLPLRRDSFKKTADTDIIMTNSPKSNTRSRKNSINLKNCKPENVMLVRNLSFRDLVEDRCLEKDGSIKKTITTALSLPEPAILFSPRPVSELDAAAVKLQKVYKSYRTRRNLADCAVVVEELWWKALDFAALKRSSVSFFNIDKPETAVSRWARARTRAAKVGKGLSKDEKAQKLALQHWLEAIDPRHRYGHNLHFYYDVWFRSESTQPFFYWLDVGDGKEVNLEKCQRTTLQRQCIKYLGPKEREAYEVIVENGKLVYRQSGNLVDTVEGSKWIFVLSTTRALYVGQKKKGMFQHSSFLSGGATTAAGRLVAHGGILEAIWPYSGHYHPTEENFREFLSFLRENNVDLTNVKKCAIDDDSPFVIAEEEQKQELNADSDDTCQPNTANNSHTDLSTKETTITVNKEEQQQAIKTNNGSAKATIFEWRPEHLTCNWTTGAGPRIGCVRDYPTELQSRALEQVNLSPRVPPGSLSNYGPIPSPRPSPQVRVSPRLAYMGLPSPRTRVPAN